One genomic region from Sciurus carolinensis chromosome 2, mSciCar1.2, whole genome shotgun sequence encodes:
- the LOC124977103 gene encoding ribonuclease pancreatic: MALEKSLVLFPLLVLVLLVLEWVPPTLGKESAANKFQRQHMDSSASSGISPTYCNEMMRRRNMTKGHCKPVNTFVHESLVDVQAVCTQENVTCKNGQTNCYQSRSNMHITDCRLTRGSKYPNCAYKTSQKERHIIVACEGNPYVPVHFDASVEEST, translated from the coding sequence ATGGCTCTAGAGAAGTCCCTCGTCCTGTTCCCACTGTTAGTCCTGGTGCTGCTGGTGCTGGAGTGGGTCCCGCCTACCCTGGGCAAGGAATCCGCAGCCAACAAATTCCAGCGGCAGCACATGGACTCCAGCGCTTCCTCCGGCATCAGCCCCACCTACTGCAACGAAATGATGAGGCGCCGGAACATGACAAAGGGCCACTGCAAACCGGTGAACACCTTTGTGCATGAGTCCCTGGTAGATGTCCAGGCGGTCTGCACCCAGGAAAATGTCACGTGCAAGAATGGGCAGACCAACTGCTACCAGAGCAGATCCAACATGCACATCACAGACTGCCGCCTGACACGCGGCTCCAAGTACCCCAACTGTGCATACAAGACCAGCCAGAAAGAGAGGCACATCATCGTGGCCTGTGAGGGGAACCCATATGTCCCCGTCCACTTCGATGCTTCTGTGGAGGAGTCCACTTAA